GAGACTATTATTTCTCAATCTCCCTGTCTTTTCCGTTGTTTCTTTGTCGTTTTGTTTTCTTATCTTAATGACATTGCCAGCATGAGGAGCATTTTTTTGTGATAATTTATATAACAACATTATGTGATTGTATAAAATCTTTAATAACAGAAACCACAAAATCCAGATCTTCTACGACTAGCCCATGGTGACACCCAATGTAAAACCCTTGTTGATTAATCCATTTGGCAACCGGAAAATCATCTTCAAGATCGCCAAATAACTCTCTATATATAGGTTGATTTAATAAAGGCAACATAGGACGGCTTTCGATATTGTGCTCCTCTAAAAAACATACCAAATCATTTCGAGAAAAATTCGCACTTTCTTTTACTACAATTGGATACATCATGAATGAATGATCTACATAATTAGGGAAAGACGGCAATTGTAAAAATTTCTGACACTGTTGCAAGGCCTTTGTCATATAATCAGCATTCTTTTTTCTTGTCTTCATAATATATTCATGGTTTTCTAATTGCGCGATTCCCAAAGCCCCCTCAAGTTCCCCGATACGATAGCTATATCCCAATCTTACCATCATAAACCGTTTATCTATCTTCGTTTTCATGCGTAACTTGCATACTGCATTGGGATTAGATGCAATGCACTGCTCACAGGTACAGGCTCTTCCATGGGCTATGAGCGAACGACTAATTTCAGCCAGTTGTGTATCATCAGTTACGATGATGCCTCCGACTCCTGTTGTAATCGTATGAGCAACATACGTACTAAAACTTGCTATCTCACTAAAACTGCCTACGCTTTTGTTCTTATATTTTGCAAAATGAGCTTCTGCACAATCTTCGACTATTTTAAGATTATACTTTTTACTAATATTAACGATAGCATCCATTTCACAAGGCTGTCCAAAAGTATGCACAGGCATAATAGCCACTGTCTTTGAGGTAATTTTAGACTCAATTAAGTTAGGATTCATATTATATGTGATTGGATCAACATCAACAAAAACAGGTTGTAGCCCCGCATATAAACAGGCATTGGATGTAGCAATAAAAGTAATGGCAGGAACTAATACTTCCGCCCTTTCCGGCCAGCTGTATTTTTCTTTTAATGCTTCCAAAGCAATATGCAGTGCCGACGTCCCGCTATTACATGCTACTCCATATTTTTGTTGGTGTAATTCCGCAAATTTTTTTTCAAACTTATATACAAATTCACCTTGTGATAATCGGCCTGCATCAAGTGCCATATTGACATACTTTTTTTCTAGCTCACCTACATAAGCATAACCTACACCCATTTTTTTCTGCATCATTATTCAAACCTTTCTAAATAAAATGCATATGTTTTGGCAATCCCCTCTTGAATTTCCATGTTCGCCTGCCACTTCCAGGCTCTTTGTTTTGAAATGTCCACTAATTTTTGTTTCATTCCGGCAGGCTTACTTATATCATGAATAAATGTCCCATTATATCCAACTGTATTGGCGATAAATTGATAATACTCATTAATACTATAATCATAGCCAAGACCGATATTCATCACAGGTGATAGACTTTCAAAATTGTTTACCGCATATACCAAGGCATCGGCGAAGTCTGCAGCATTCATAAATTCCCTTTTTGCAGTCCCGTCACCCCAAATTGTTACTTCTTTTTTACCGATTTTTTTGGCTTGATGCAATTTATGAATGACGGCTGGAATCAGATGTCCATATTGCGGGTCAAACTTATCCCAACGTCCATATAAATTGCACGGAACCAATGTTTTATATTGATATCGCGGATTTTCACGTGAAATATATTCACATAAGCGAGTAGTCATTATTTTGGCCAAGGCATATCCTTCATTAGTCGGTTCTAATTCTCCCCGTAAAATATTCTCTTCTTTTAGCGGATTAATCGCTTCATGCGGATACATACAAGAACTTCCCAGGTTGAGCAATTTGGTAACACCCACATTCCTAGCAGCCATAACAATATTCCGCCCCATATCCAGGTTTTCTACTAAAAAAGCTACTGGGCTGCTAATATTGGCCTCAATCCCCCCGACCTTACCGGCAGCATGAATAATTATATCCGGATTTACCTTATGAATATAATTTTCTACCGCTATATAATCAAATAAATTCAGTTTTCCACGCGTCGGTGATAGAACTTCAAAAGCTGACGTTTGAGGATGCTCAAAAAAATTTTTTCCTACCATCCCCGAACCGCCTGTTAGTAATATACGCATGATTTCTTTCCTCTTTTCTAAAGAAAATGGCTTTTCCATCTAGTAAGTGGAAAAACCATTTTGCTTACATAATAAATCGCGCTGTGCATTCTTAAAATCTTCTTGTACCATCATGGCTACCAATTCAGGCAAAGAAGTTTTAGGTTGCCAGCCTAATTTTCTTCTGGCTTTGGCAGCATCACCCAATAAAAACTCCACCTCAGTCGGCCGGAAATAGCGTGAGTCTACTTCTACAATAATCTGACCATTGGTATGGTCAATGCCTTTTTCTTGAACACCGCTTCCTTGCCATTCAATGGTAATCCCCACTTCTTTAAATGCAAGTTCTACAAATTCGCGCACCGAATGAGTCTGTCCGCTGGCAATCACAAAATCTTCTGGGTTATCTTGCTGTAACATAAGCCACATGGCTTCCACATAGTCTTTCGCAAATCCCCAATCTCTTTTGGCGTTTAAGTTTCCCAGGTAGAGTTTTTTTTGTATTCCAAGTTTAATTTGCGCTACAGCCATTGTAATCTTACGTGTGACAAAAGTTTCGCCGCGCAAAGGAGATTCATGATTAAATAATATACCATTGCAAGCAAACATTTCATATGCTTCCCGATAGTTGACAGTAATCCAATATCCGTACAACTTAGCCACTGCGTAAGGGCTTCGCGGATAAAAAGGGGTTGTTTCTCTCTGCGGTGTCTCTTGCAATAAACCATACAGTTCACTTGTTGATGCCTGATAAAACCGTGCTTTTTGCGCTAATCCTAATATTCGTATTGCATCCAACAATCTCAATGTACCTAAAGCATCGGAATTCGCCGTATATTCCGGCGTTTCAAAAGATACCTGTACATGACTCTGTGCTGCTAAATTATAGATTTCATCAGGCTGCACATCCTGTATAATGCGAATTAAATTCGTAGAATCCGTCATATCGCCATAATGCAACTGCAAGCGGGCATTTTCTTCATGGGGGTCTTGATATAAATGATCGATTCTTTGCGTATTAAAAAGTGAAGCTCTTCTTTTTATACCGTGCACTTCGTAGCCTTTATTTAAAAGAAACTCTGCCAAATATGCCCCATCTTGACCAGTAATGCCTGTAATCAAGGCTTTCTTCATACCGCTTTCTCCCCAAAATTCTTAACTTTTCATCATACAGACAGATAATTCCAGTCAGGAAATTTATTTTTTATATCATCATGACCTTCAAGAGATGCCACTAAAATAGGATTATTGGCTATTGCACTAACATCAAAACTTCTATTAGGTGCAATCACTATCTTATTCTGAGCATTTCCCAAAATTGCCGCCCAACTGCTAAATCCACTGTTTGCAATAATAAAATGCTTGCACTGAGACATTAAATGCATATCAAATGCCCCATTATCATTATCATTGCAGTCTACATAAGTTACAGGTTGTTCTAGATGGATATTGTCTTTTACCCATTGCACATCATTTGAAAAAGCAAAAAAATGAATCTGTTTAGCAGCTAACTTACTTAACAAAAACTGAACCGCTCGCTGATAATAATCTTCATTCAAAATATCAAACATGCTTCCAACGTAGTCACCTCTGCGTACATGTATAGCAACAGGAACTTCGGTATCTTTTATTTTTTTTAGAAAACTCAGATTTTTCCCTGAGAGAGGTAAGTTAAAACGGAATTTTTCCTTTAATAATTCCATTATAGGCACAAGGTATTTGTAATTCCCAAAATAGCCATCAATATATCGATTGCATCGTACATTCACAAGGCTTTCATCATATAAGCAATATTTACTATGATTATAATAATAAAAAGCTTTATATTGCTTTATTTCAGATTCATCAGCTGCTTCAAAGTCTTTCATATCAAAAATATCAGTTAAGCAAAAATTCCTGTTTTCTTTTCCATTAATATCTTTTCCACCAATAGAAAACCATGACAAATCATATTTTACTTGTACATCCAGTTTCTCCTTTAACAGAAGGCCAATCGCATACTGTGTCATTTGGCTTCCCAAGCCGCCATCCATTCTGACAATATTTAAAAGCTTCTCACTCCCCACATTATTTGTATATGAAAACCATTCTAATAAATTAGGAGCAAAATAATAATTAACATTTCTTTGTAACCCTAAGGCAACAAACCATTGTTCAATGAACAGATTATAATAACCCGCAACAATAAGTACTATGTTAGCTGGATTTTCTTGCTGCAATATTTCCGGCGGAAAAATAGGCTTACTTAAGATTGTATGCCCAATAGACTTTTTCTCTACATCGATAATATAATTAATATTCCATGGAAGTATCGTACAAATTTGTTCAGTTATATTAGTAAGCCCTACGATAATAATTTTTTTCCCTACTGTGCTTCCCAAAAAAGATAATAAATGTTCCAAACACGCTACCTCACTTTATTTCGCTTTCAAAACAATTATCGTTTTATACATTTGAAGATAAATGAATATTTCACTTTCATTCCGCCAGGTCTTCTAAAAGCATTTTAATAAAGCTATCCTGGGAAAAATGTTTATAAAACGTATTTCCACTTAAATAGACGTCAATATTGTGAAGATATTCGTCAAACTGTTTTTCCGATATGTTAATCAAATAAGTATACAATTCATCATATGAGTTAAATTTTCTTCTATCAATAAAAACATTATCTGGAACATAATCTGTTATATTAACAGCCCCAAGGTATACAGGAACGCATCTTGCCATAAGTGAATTAAATATTTTTTCAGTAATATATCCTCGATATCCATCTAAACCAATCATATTTTCATAACAAATACTAAATTTATATCGAGAAAGTACCGGCAACTTTTTCTCCACCGGCCCCCGATAACTAGGAAACTTAGGTACTAAAAATGGATACAACTGCTGTACTTGCGATCTCGGTTGATTCCAACAGGTACCATATAAATCAAATTCATATGGACCTAACCGTTCAAAAGCCCGAATAGCCTCTATTCTTTCTGAATATAATTCTAAGGAACTATAATACATCTTATTCCCCGAAATCAGCGTACATAATTTACGCTGATTAAAAGGAATCTTTTCCGGTATATTCAATAAGCTTTGGAAGTAATTTATTTTGAAATATCTTTTATTATCTATTAAATCATCATTCCATGTATAGATTTTAACAAAGTATTTATGAAACTCTAAATTCCAAGAATGTGGCGTCACTATCGGTGCTTCTATTAAAAACAACCGCATCTTGTTGACTAACCCCTGCTCCACGCATTGCTTAAAAAATTCGTAATTAGGTCCGCCTTCATATGGAATTCCTTCAAGAAAAAAAATTGCATGTGCTTCATGAGGATCACAGGTACCTTGTGCCTTAATTTCATAGCCTTTGGCTAATAACTGTTCTCGTACTTCGTTAATATTTGCCCCCCGTTCCAAATCAGGATTATCTGAAAATATGTTACCTCCTGAGTAATAGGAGCTCATGATAACTTTTTTCATGTCAAATTATCTCCCATAAAAATATCATAGACCAACACTAAACCATTTAAAAAAAGTCTAATACTTTTCTTACTTGAGTGCGTGTAAAAAAAATCTTCTATTATTATTATGTTCTAGCAACGATCAATGTTCCTGCTAAATATTTACATAGACGAGTTATCTTTCATCTGCAAACCGTGCATCATTACCTTATTTACTAACAAAATAATAAATTATGGTTTACCTAAGCACTCATTAACCACTTAAAACTTGAGACAACGGGACATTAGATATATTGTAAAACCATTCAACGTTTTAAGCATTTAGAAATAAATAGATCATTCTTTATTATTTCGACGTCTAGTGTATCAAAAATGCTACTATAATATTGATATAATTCTTCTATCGATTTGACATACTCTGTAAATTGGAAATTTCCCACTTCAGATAATAATTTATTATTATCCCCACTATATTCCCTGTTCATTCCTTCATATAAAACAATTATTTTGCTTTTAAAATCGCTAATTTCGTTAATAATCTCAGCTATTGTTACAAGATCAATAGATTGAGTCGGAGTAATATTATAATGCTTTTCTTTTGGTTTATTCCCTATCATATACTTGACAAGTTTTACAAAATCACCTATATATAAATAATCAAATACAACATTTTGATTAATAGTAATCGGCATTTTTAATAGATTTTTTACAATGGCATTGGAAATGAATTTAAAACGATAATCTTCATATTTCCCAAATAAACCAAATATCCGTAAACATACAATATTATCCGTCTGCTCTATATATTTTGATATCAAATATTTTGCATAACCATAACTGTCAGCAGGTACATAAGTATCAAAATACTCTTCGCTCATTTTATGCGACCAATGCAACCGATCATACTCTGCACCGCTTCCCAAATAAACCATTCGCATATTAGGAGTTAAACAACGTTCCAAGTTAAAAAACATTCGTAAATTTTGCTCTACTACATTATCATTTTTCTCATCATAATTACTCTTGCGGGAACCACCGTAAGACGCACAATGAATAATAAATTCAATTTGATTTTCTTCGATATAATTTTTTACGGCACTATCATCTAATAGATCTAAATCTGCATGAGTAGCTGCAAAAATTTCATGCTTTCCAGAAAAATATTCCTCTAAATTGCGTCCTACGAAGCCACCTGCACCAGTAATTAAGACTTTCATCAAAAAGATTCTCCTTGTATAATTTAGGCAAAGGAACTTTTCTTTCAACTCGAATGCTCTTTGAAAACTAAGATTAATTATTCAGATTTGTTTGATCAGTGCTAAACACGTTACCTATATATAATCAATCTATATTCACAGAGGAACTGCAGGCATTGCCCACACACAATGCCATTCAACAAAGCTTAATGATATTATTGCCAGATTAACAGCAGAAACATAAATCACGTTAGAAAAATTCAGGATTTTTAAAATATATTCAATTGGTGTATACCCTATATTGGTACATTGAAAAAAAATTGAGCCATACAAGGCTTTTTCCTTTTGATAATATTAAGTGAACCATCTTCACGTGTCAAAGCAATAGAATCTTGAGGGACTTCTTTATTAAAAATTAAGGTTCTAGCACCAATGGAAGACCTATCCCCAATAATCTTATCCCCAATAATCGTTGCACCTGTTGAAAAGAATACCCCTTTTCCTATTTTCGGTGTGTTAATACCGTCCTTTGTTGTGTTTATTGTAACATTACTCTCAAATACAAGGTAATTATCATAAATAGCATTTCCAATTACTGTTCCCACTGGATGGATAAATAAAAAAATAGCAGGCAGACAACATTTATAAGTTACAAACATTCCATTCAACATCTTATTTAGCAATATTAATTTATCACATATAGGTTTATTTTGAGAATTTGTCCATAAACTA
This region of Pelorhabdus rhamnosifermentans genomic DNA includes:
- a CDS encoding NAD-dependent epimerase/dehydratase family protein, with translation MKVLITGAGGFVGRNLEEYFSGKHEIFAATHADLDLLDDSAVKNYIEENQIEFIIHCASYGGSRKSNYDEKNDNVVEQNLRMFFNLERCLTPNMRMVYLGSGAEYDRLHWSHKMSEEYFDTYVPADSYGYAKYLISKYIEQTDNIVCLRIFGLFGKYEDYRFKFISNAIVKNLLKMPITINQNVVFDYLYIGDFVKLVKYMIGNKPKEKHYNITPTQSIDLVTIAEIINEISDFKSKIIVLYEGMNREYSGDNNKLLSEVGNFQFTEYVKSIEELYQYYSSIFDTLDVEIIKNDLFISKCLKR
- the gmd gene encoding GDP-mannose 4,6-dehydratase yields the protein MKKALITGITGQDGAYLAEFLLNKGYEVHGIKRRASLFNTQRIDHLYQDPHEENARLQLHYGDMTDSTNLIRIIQDVQPDEIYNLAAQSHVQVSFETPEYTANSDALGTLRLLDAIRILGLAQKARFYQASTSELYGLLQETPQRETTPFYPRSPYAVAKLYGYWITVNYREAYEMFACNGILFNHESPLRGETFVTRKITMAVAQIKLGIQKKLYLGNLNAKRDWGFAKDYVEAMWLMLQQDNPEDFVIASGQTHSVREFVELAFKEVGITIEWQGSGVQEKGIDHTNGQIIVEVDSRYFRPTEVEFLLGDAAKARRKLGWQPKTSLPELVAMMVQEDFKNAQRDLLCKQNGFSTY
- a CDS encoding DegT/DnrJ/EryC1/StrS family aminotransferase, encoding MMQKKMGVGYAYVGELEKKYVNMALDAGRLSQGEFVYKFEKKFAELHQQKYGVACNSGTSALHIALEALKEKYSWPERAEVLVPAITFIATSNACLYAGLQPVFVDVDPITYNMNPNLIESKITSKTVAIMPVHTFGQPCEMDAIVNISKKYNLKIVEDCAEAHFAKYKNKSVGSFSEIASFSTYVAHTITTGVGGIIVTDDTQLAEISRSLIAHGRACTCEQCIASNPNAVCKLRMKTKIDKRFMMVRLGYSYRIGELEGALGIAQLENHEYIMKTRKKNADYMTKALQQCQKFLQLPSFPNYVDHSFMMYPIVVKESANFSRNDLVCFLEEHNIESRPMLPLLNQPIYRELFGDLEDDFPVAKWINQQGFYIGCHHGLVVEDLDFVVSVIKDFIQSHNVVI
- a CDS encoding NAD-dependent epimerase/dehydratase family protein codes for the protein MRILLTGGSGMVGKNFFEHPQTSAFEVLSPTRGKLNLFDYIAVENYIHKVNPDIIIHAAGKVGGIEANISSPVAFLVENLDMGRNIVMAARNVGVTKLLNLGSSCMYPHEAINPLKEENILRGELEPTNEGYALAKIMTTRLCEYISRENPRYQYKTLVPCNLYGRWDKFDPQYGHLIPAVIHKLHQAKKIGKKEVTIWGDGTAKREFMNAADFADALVYAVNNFESLSPVMNIGLGYDYSINEYYQFIANTVGYNGTFIHDISKPAGMKQKLVDISKQRAWKWQANMEIQEGIAKTYAFYLERFE
- a CDS encoding glycosyltransferase family 10 domain-containing protein, with the protein product MKKVIMSSYYSGGNIFSDNPDLERGANINEVREQLLAKGYEIKAQGTCDPHEAHAIFFLEGIPYEGGPNYEFFKQCVEQGLVNKMRLFLIEAPIVTPHSWNLEFHKYFVKIYTWNDDLIDNKRYFKINYFQSLLNIPEKIPFNQRKLCTLISGNKMYYSSLELYSERIEAIRAFERLGPYEFDLYGTCWNQPRSQVQQLYPFLVPKFPSYRGPVEKKLPVLSRYKFSICYENMIGLDGYRGYITEKIFNSLMARCVPVYLGAVNITDYVPDNVFIDRRKFNSYDELYTYLINISEKQFDEYLHNIDVYLSGNTFYKHFSQDSFIKMLLEDLAE
- a CDS encoding alpha-1,2-fucosyltransferase, with amino-acid sequence MEHLLSFLGSTVGKKIIIVGLTNITEQICTILPWNINYIIDVEKKSIGHTILSKPIFPPEILQQENPANIVLIVAGYYNLFIEQWFVALGLQRNVNYYFAPNLLEWFSYTNNVGSEKLLNIVRMDGGLGSQMTQYAIGLLLKEKLDVQVKYDLSWFSIGGKDINGKENRNFCLTDIFDMKDFEAADESEIKQYKAFYYYNHSKYCLYDESLVNVRCNRYIDGYFGNYKYLVPIMELLKEKFRFNLPLSGKNLSFLKKIKDTEVPVAIHVRRGDYVGSMFDILNEDYYQRAVQFLLSKLAAKQIHFFAFSNDVQWVKDNIHLEQPVTYVDCNDNDNGAFDMHLMSQCKHFIIANSGFSSWAAILGNAQNKIVIAPNRSFDVSAIANNPILVASLEGHDDIKNKFPDWNYLSV